In the genome of Brachypodium distachyon strain Bd21 chromosome 3, Brachypodium_distachyon_v3.0, whole genome shotgun sequence, the window ACACTGTAGCAGTTTACATCCTGATCAGTAGTACTAGCGCACGCACACACTCATGCACAGGCATCTGCAGGACTGAAAACCTTGGACAGGAGCAtcacgaagaagaagaagaagaagaagatgcaacATGGTCTGTCAGTCATGGAGACGGCGGCCAGTCGAATCCAGCATAGCTCTCGCTGAACCCGCCGCCATAGAACCTGACCTCGAGGTTCTCGAGCCCCTGGCCTTGATCCCATATTATCTCCTCGTCGTCATCGCTGCCAACGACGGCGTAGTAGTAATAATCATCGTCGTCTTCCATGAGCTCCCAGACATCTTCATCGTCTTCATCATCGTCAGAGCACTCCTCCAGGTAGCCATTCTCGAAGCAGTCATCGACGCGGGGGCCCAGAACCTTGAGCTCCggttggcggcgccggccctgCTGCAGGATCAGCCCATCGTCGACGGCCCAGCAGCCGCGGAGGTCCAGGAACTCGAGCTTCCGGCACCGGGCGAGCACCTCGAGCACGGCGTCCGTGGTGACCAGCATGTAGCCCATCTCCAGGTGCCGGAGCGCCGGCATGCCGCGCGCGATGGCGCGGGCCTCGTCCCGCTGGCAGGCCTTGCCGGCGACGTCGGTCGGGTGCATCACGCGCCGGAGCCCGGCGAGAGAGCGGCAGTGCTCGCCGAAGGCCTCCAGGGCGCGCGCTCCAAGCTTGGTGCAGCTGCTGATGTCCAGGAATGTCAGGTTTGGCAGCCTCGGCGCCACGGCTTCCACGATCGCGTCGCTGATCTCGCTCCGCGGGATCTCCAGCGTCCTCAGAGCTCTCGCGCTTGCGAAACcaaaaagaaagcaaatgCCCAGTGAAAAGAAGCACACCACACAGTAAACTAACGGCCAAATCAAAGAAGAACTTACTGGTCGCCGATGAAGGAGAAGAGCGGGTCGCAGGGGAGGCCGGAGGAGACgctgaggcggcggcaggagccGGAGCTGCGGCGGACGAGCGTCTCGACCAAGCGGGCGAGCTGCTCCGGcctgctctgctgctgctggctccACTCCTCGAGCTCGATCTCCTGCCAGCAGTAGGGGCCGGACACGACCCGTCCCCAGGACTTGCAAACCCTGGGAACCACCGTGAGCACCTCCCGGAGCGGTAGCTTCCGGAACACCAGCCCCAGCGCGTCCGGCAGCAGCTCCTCCCAGCACCTGTACTCGCCtacgctgctgctgctgctgcactcCCCCATCCCCTGTACTCTGCTCCCTCTCCCTGCAGCCAAAGGATCAGAAGGACTGTCCTTGGTTAGTGCAAGGTGTAAATGGTGTACCTCAATTCAGCTACCAGGATCAGTTGAACCAAATTAATGGGATTCCTTGGGCATGGGAGTGGGGGATCAAACAGTTAAACAGTTAAATTCTGAAAGGGGTTTGGGCATCGGAAAATTCAGAGTCTAAAGTGATGTGTGTTCTTGGGGGAATTGGACGAAGCAAATGAAATCATGCGGAAGAAGAGTACTACCAAGGAGCATGGAAGAACACAGAGAGGTTGAATTTCTTGCTGCAAGCAAGAACCAAAAGCTTCCTTGAATTTCTACTTCTCCCAAAGCGGGCGCCTACGTACCTTGGGGATCACTCAAGAGTCGGAGAAGCAGCTAAAAGCGGCAGCCTCTTGGGAGCAGATGGCCGGTGTGACACTGTGAACGAACCCAAATGAGGAAACCTATCCGAGAACTAAGAGAGGTGTAAGATATAAGCACCACCAAAAAGTTGGCAACAAAATGGGCTTAAATCTTAATTAAGCACTAGTGACTATAGTACTGACCAGGGACTCCAATCACCGGGTACCAGGATGGGGTATCAGCAAGGCACGgatctaaaaaagaaaagaaggtcTCTTGCAGGGATGGAAAGGGCTGGGGGCAGACTGTGTGTTGTGTGTGTATGTATGGTGTATGCCAATAGGAGCCCATCCATGCACTGTTCCACACCACTGCCAAACGGAAGCTATGGATGCGTGTgggaaaaaacacaaaaatacataCCCTTTCGTTCCAAAatacaactcatatagatttgtgcattCGGACCAATACAGCTCTCGTTTTTAATGtttgaccactcatattggattaaaAGTAAATGAATGTAAGTAGTTATTCCCCGGATGCGGGTATGAAGAGAAAAATGTGATGTATTGcgaaacaaatgagaaaaatctctGAGCGTTGTTTTTTGGAACGGAGTAGGAACCTTTCTTTTgctcaaagaaaagaaaagaaaaggcaggATATGCATTGGTTTTTCCTACATGGATTTTTTATGAACAGTTGTAGGAGGGCGAGAGCTGTATTGCAATGCACATTTACCGGACTGCTGAGGGGATAGGAGAAGGCCCGGATTCCAATTCGGATCTGCACACCTGGTGAAGGGGATAGAGACTGGAACGGTGATACTGGAAGAGAATGATGAAGAGGCTGTAGGTTaagtttttccttttaaagTCGATTCAGTCCATCCACATCACTGTCGACGGGTATCTCTCCTGCTGCTGAAAATTTATTTCACTTTAATGAAACAGACATGGAGTTTAACCTAACAGGCATTAAATTACGATCATCTCCACCAACCATCCAAGCAAACAGGAGTATTTTGCAATGAAGGAATAACTCTGggggaaaaaaggaaattaatTGTTGCTGTGTGGTTTAAGTCTAAGTTTTTAGAGGCATTATTTTTTGTAATTCCCACCGTGAATGTCCGGGCACTTCAGTCATAAACTCTCGCCGGCCGGCGTACAAACCTGGTCACCACCAGCGTGCGTGTGAAATGTGTCTGCAGGGCCGTTGATTTCGCACGgtgtaatgcatgcatgcaaatgtCAATGCGTGCCCAGGCCCCAGTCACGTACGTTACGTCGGACAAAGCTTGGATTCCTctcatgctgctgctgctgccggagaGTTGAATTTCACGGGGTCTTTGGCACCGTGCTCCTGTCGGCTGCCGCTTCCACCGGAGAGAGTGCTCTGCGCCTCGTCGTGTACCCTGCGGGAGCAGCAGGCAACCGGTGCTCTGTTTTCTCGTTTCAAGATGCCTTGTTGTTTTTGCGTGAGAGGTTCATCAAATATTTGCCCTAATCCTAGACGCCAAGTGCGGTTTGTACTGACATGAGAGCAATAGTATATATGCAGAAAGAAACTAAGACCATGTACTGATGAGCAAATGTGAGGAAATTGCAAATCCCACTCATCTTTGAGAGGGTTGTTGCAGAAAACACCTACtcgatgaatttttttttcttttgaaaacaccTACTCGACGTCTAATCCGATGCACAAAGGTCATAATCTCAGTTTGGACTCGGTAACTAGCTTCCTGACCGGTGGGGCCCGCTCATTTGGACTCGGACAGAGGCATTAACTAATGGACGTCACAGTCGACGTTTTCACACGAACTGGTCGAAATGGACATGGATCggatttatttgttttattttgctcTCGGGAAATATTAATTGATTCGAATTTTGGACGTCAGAGTATGGTCGAATCAGCTTAAACGTAACGCCGCCTGCTTCTCGCTCGTCGCTGTCGTCGTACGTACGTGTGATGTGGACGCACCAACCAGTAAAACTGTACTGCTATTTCGGTCCCTCGGCTGCTAGTGCTAGTGGCCGGTTCTTTTCTTTACATGCGGATCGTTTCACACTCGTAGGCTAGAGAGGCAGTTGCAGCTAACTTTGTTTGAGCTAAGGTGAGCAGTGTCACGAGGTAGCAAAAAGACCACCGAGGTGATAGCCATGCAGTAAGACGGGAACTGTTTTACGGCAAGGTGTACTCCTtccatttctaaatatttgcactaaaacagcgacaaatatttagaaacggaatGAATACTTGACATATTCTGTCTGGTATCAGAATTCGAAGGCTATTGACGCTGCCAGAAAGGGAAAACGAGAACGCCTCACATCACTCATGCGTATGGCACGCCGTATATTGTTGTAGTTCTGAACAGAGCTTTTAAGCTTAGGTGAGGTAGCTGCTGCCAATCATTGTCCTTCCGAGTGAAATAAAGAACTGTCATGGAGTACTTAATTTGCTCTAGAATAGAGATACGCATCCGAGGAAGGCGACACACACATGCTTCGTTTCCTTCTCTCCGATCGAATTATCATCGTCATTCAGAAACagatagaaaagaaaaaaaatgcatgatcCGGATTGACCGAATTCAAACGGCATTGCAAGTTTGGAGGCATCCGCTTGCATTTGCATGGTTAATTCTCTTTGGTAGCCACCGTAACTTAATCACCACGCCATTCCCTTTCTGTTTCAGCTCTCGAGGCTCCGCATGAGAAATTAAGTGCATCTTTTTGCCCATAACGCCCTAGATCGATCGTTGCATCATCCATCACCCAAAAGACTTTGACAGGTTAACACGATCGATCGATACACGGAGTAGTATGCAGTTACTATCAGTTTGGCGTGCACGCAGAAGCATGCTATGCACGTACTGTGATCGATCTCACCCAGAATAGAAGACGGCTAGAGACATTGCTGttcttctttgttctttttttccttcgtcCCCAGCCAGCAGACTGGTGGCATTGTATCGCATGGTAGCAGCTAAGGTGAGCAGTGTCATGCGACTTGTGATGAGGACTGTGGAATACGGCCGATAGAGGCATGGTGCATGTACGTGCCCTACGCATCTCTGCATCAGTGCATGGGAACAGGGAGATGCCTATTTAGCCTTTTCATTTATGGTTTGCTTGGGCCCTGTCCCTGTGCGTGTCTCAAAGCGCAGGCCCCTCTCCATGCAGCTTGCATCCAAGAGTGGTCGCTCAATGCTTCTGCAGTGACGAGGGGAATAAATGTGCATTGAACCACTGGCCAACCGGGCAGGCCCCCGCAGGGGTTCGCTGTACGTGTGAGTGCGCGACAGCGTGAGCTTCTCTTTGTCACGGCTCGCTTCCCAGCTCACACACACGCTCGTGTCAGCTTCCTTCTTCTCACGGGCTTTCCCACTTCCAAAAGGTCAAAGCCTGccgaggagaaaacaaagcTTCAAGCTTGATTCTTTTGACAAATTTAGGGCCAAATGAACACCATTTTGGATTTTGGTTCTGAAGCTGTAGAGCTCAGAAAAGACTCCGCAAATTTGTCAGTTTGGAGTAGGGTAAGCATGCAGCTCGGTCGTAAAGAGAGCCTGTCCCATTGCAAAGCTTAGCCAGCATTAGCACATGTTTGCCTTTGACAGTTTTTACCTACCACAGGGGCCACAGGTAGGGGCATAGGGAGCAAGGGGAGGTGTGCACGCTAGAGCAAGCATACTCCTGCACAGCGCCTTTGAAAAAACAGCGATGCCCGGTGCAGTGACTGAGTCGATTCCCCTTAAGCAACCGCGTCCACAAGGTGTGTCAGCTCACATGCAAAAGGAATCCGTCTTGTTTTTCCAAATGAGACAAGCTGGTGTTCTGTTAACCCGAGCTTTTCTAACACTGTGGGATCACACATTCACACAGCATACGCACTGTATATGCCCCTCCCCAGCAGGTGCTGCTAGTACTCCTAGTATATGACTGCAGGTCTGAAATGATGGGTGATCACAGGGAGACAGGCAGCATTGCGAGACTCTTTCGGTGCACATAGCTGTGCTGTTGCTACATGCATGTCTTGGTAAAGTAACACGCTCTACCCCGGGGCCATAACCAGGTAAAATATTTGAGCTTTTTAGCCTTTTAGGTGCGCCTACAggatgaaaaaaagaaacattcaGGAAACTGACAGAACGGAGTTGTTAGGCTGTTTTGTCGCTAGCAGTCTGCACCCTTCCAACTGCTCGTGATTAAGTGTTTGCGCTAATTCACGTGGTGACTACGAGCGTGATTAGTTCAGAGTTCAACTTTACCACGATTAAAGATTGGTGGTTTGCAGTAAGAGTGGGCTATCTATCTGTCGGCACTCTACTGCTAGAGGGTGTCACCAGACATCTGTCCCTGTTTTTTAGATAAATACGCATCTGTGAGCCTTGAGACTGGATTGCTTCTGGAGACGGCTTGAATTCTGGCCGCTGAGCACATGAGAGCTGCAGCGGCAGATGCTAGGCCAATGGCTAAAATCCGTTTTTAAGACGCATTCATTTGCGATGCAACGAGCCAGCGGTTAGGGCACAACACTGCAGGTATGGTATAGAGGAGGAAAGAAGAAACTGCCACAACGTGAAGACGGAACCGTGCATGTGTTCACTGGCTCAAGAAACTGTCCTGATATGTGTGTGTTAAAGGAAACACCGGGAGGAGTTTGCAGAAGAGGTTTTTGGGAGGTTTTAAATCCGTGGACATACACACAAAACTCGCTGTCTCGGCAGTTAGCAGGGCATATTTTGGGTATTGGCGGTGGACTTGGGATTTGCGAGAGTATATAATACGGGCCTTTTACTTCGGCCGTGGGCTGCAATGTTGGAGTGACTAGTTTTTCGAAGATAGGCTCATTTGTGTCTCAATTCAGCCCACCACCACGAAAGGACCAAAATCCCCAACACCGGTGCACAATTACAAGCCCTTGCGCCATGCACTCCGCACAGAAGAGTGGATGCGGCTTGCGCGCATGAAAGTCGGCCCTAAAGGCTGGGCCTTTATACGCGTACTGGACTAgtggaggaaaaaaacaaaaactcaatCCGACCTGCCGGATTCGAACCAGCGACCTAAGGATTGATCTGCAACGACTACAGTCCTCCGCTCTACCAACTGAGCTAAGGTCGGTTTGTGTTTGCACGCCAGTGTATTTTAACTACTCATTTTAGAGTCCAAAGACACACATGGGACGACAGACATTTGAGTCTCATCGCAATTTGACGAATTCATCAGGTTTCACGAGGGACTCGAAGCCTCGTTTTGGCAGTCGTGGTCGCGGAAATACGGAATTCTAACACCAGTGTGTGATAAGCCGGCCCATGCCAAATCATCGGTCaccgtttttttttcccaatgaaacaaaaatgttaGAGGACCTCGAAGCTTCCAACACTCCAGCCAATGTGATAAGCCTCAGCCTACTTCCAGATCTTCAGACGGCATCATGGAAAGTAGCTGAGCTCCCCGTCTGATGATGCTCTTGCGTTCTCTCTTCTGGAGACTGAAAACATCAGATAAAATCAGATTAGTATTGGGGATTCATCCAACTGCAATTATGTTATGCTCAACCAACTTAAATTGCAAAGCCTAATCAGTACGCAAATGAACAAGACGAGACAACACTCCAAAGGAATCTAGATAGATGGCAATGCAGGTGGTCTATGCATCGTTT includes:
- the LOC100844781 gene encoding F-box protein FBW2 isoform X2; translated protein: MGECSSSSSVGEYRCWEELLPDALGLVFRKLPLREVLTVVPRVCKSWGRVVSGPYCWQEIELEEWSQQQQSRPEQLARLVETLVRRSSGSCRRLSVSSGLPCDPLFSFIGDHARALRTLEIPRSEISDAIVEAVAPRLPNLTFLDISSCTKLGARALEAFGEHCRSLAGLRRVMHPTDVAGKACQRDEARAIARGMPALRHLEMGYMLVTTDAVLEVLARCRKLEFLDLRGCWAVDDGLILQQGRRRQPELKVLGPRVDDCFENGYLEECSDDDEDDEDVWELMEDDDDYYYYAVVGSDDDEEIIWDQGQGLENLEVRFYGGGFSESYAGFDWPPSP
- the LOC100844781 gene encoding F-box protein FBW2 isoform X1; this translates as MLLGRGSRVQGMGECSSSSSVGEYRCWEELLPDALGLVFRKLPLREVLTVVPRVCKSWGRVVSGPYCWQEIELEEWSQQQQSRPEQLARLVETLVRRSSGSCRRLSVSSGLPCDPLFSFIGDHARALRTLEIPRSEISDAIVEAVAPRLPNLTFLDISSCTKLGARALEAFGEHCRSLAGLRRVMHPTDVAGKACQRDEARAIARGMPALRHLEMGYMLVTTDAVLEVLARCRKLEFLDLRGCWAVDDGLILQQGRRRQPELKVLGPRVDDCFENGYLEECSDDDEDDEDVWELMEDDDDYYYYAVVGSDDDEEIIWDQGQGLENLEVRFYGGGFSESYAGFDWPPSP